In one window of Microbacterium dextranolyticum DNA:
- a CDS encoding phosphoenolpyruvate carboxykinase (GTP), which yields MAIADLITRPAAGTSVVGGTDATARRTFGARPVISGAGMKALYAWVDEVAALTRPDRIHWLDGSRAENDELLRAQVDEGTLIKLNPEWRPGSYLARSHASDVARTEARTFIASARAEDAGPTNNWVAPDEIRATITPLFAGSMRGRTMYVVPFSMGAVGGPLSHIGVQLTDSAYAVTSIGIMTRVGTEVLDQIAAGKPWVKTVHSVGAPLATGEKDAAWPCNDEKYIVHFPETLEVWSFGSGYGGNAILAKKCFALRIASVIGRDEGWLAEHMLLIRVISPEGKKYHLAAAFPSACGKTNLAMLRPTIPGWRVETLGDDIAWLRPGEDGRLWAINPEAGFFGVAPGTGESTNVTAVETLWGNTIFTNVALRPDGDVWWEGLTDEVPAELTDWEGNPWTPASGRPAAHPNSRFTVSAGQCPQIAPDWETPEGVPLDGILFGGRRATNVPLVVEATDWTHGVFMGSNISSERTAAAEGTVGELRRDPFAMLPFCGYNMADYFGHWLKVGQKLRFDRAPRIFQVNWFRKGEGGRFLWPGFGDNSRVIDWIIRRVENRVPAIESPIGRLPRAEDLNLEGIDVPTQDLDALFEIDPALWLQEADLTEEFYDTFEGKVPAPLYTELAALRYRLKLAQS from the coding sequence ATGGCCATCGCCGACCTGATCACCCGTCCCGCCGCTGGCACCTCCGTCGTCGGTGGTACCGACGCGACGGCTCGCCGCACGTTCGGCGCCCGCCCCGTCATCTCCGGTGCGGGCATGAAGGCGCTGTACGCGTGGGTCGACGAGGTCGCCGCCCTCACCCGTCCCGACCGCATCCATTGGCTCGACGGCTCGCGCGCCGAGAACGACGAACTGCTGCGCGCGCAGGTCGACGAGGGCACGCTCATCAAGCTGAATCCCGAGTGGCGACCCGGCTCGTACCTCGCCCGCTCCCACGCGAGCGACGTCGCCCGCACCGAGGCACGCACCTTCATCGCCTCCGCACGCGCAGAGGATGCCGGTCCCACCAACAACTGGGTCGCTCCCGACGAGATCCGCGCCACCATCACCCCGCTGTTCGCCGGATCGATGCGCGGGCGCACGATGTACGTCGTCCCGTTCTCGATGGGGGCCGTCGGTGGCCCGCTCTCGCACATCGGCGTGCAGCTCACCGACAGCGCCTACGCCGTCACCTCGATCGGGATCATGACGCGCGTGGGCACCGAGGTGCTCGATCAGATCGCCGCGGGCAAGCCGTGGGTGAAGACCGTGCACTCGGTGGGTGCGCCGCTCGCGACCGGCGAGAAGGATGCCGCGTGGCCCTGCAACGACGAGAAGTACATCGTGCACTTCCCCGAGACGCTCGAAGTGTGGTCGTTCGGCTCGGGATACGGCGGCAACGCGATCCTCGCCAAGAAGTGCTTCGCCCTGCGCATCGCCTCGGTGATCGGACGCGACGAGGGGTGGCTGGCCGAGCACATGCTGCTCATCCGGGTCATCAGCCCGGAGGGCAAGAAGTACCATCTCGCGGCGGCGTTCCCCTCGGCGTGCGGCAAGACGAACCTCGCCATGCTCCGCCCGACGATCCCGGGCTGGCGGGTCGAGACCCTCGGCGACGACATCGCGTGGCTGCGGCCGGGCGAGGACGGGCGCCTGTGGGCGATCAATCCCGAAGCGGGCTTCTTCGGCGTCGCTCCGGGCACGGGCGAGTCGACGAACGTCACCGCCGTCGAGACTCTCTGGGGCAACACGATCTTCACGAACGTCGCGCTCCGCCCCGACGGCGACGTCTGGTGGGAGGGGCTCACCGACGAGGTGCCCGCGGAGCTCACCGACTGGGAGGGAAATCCCTGGACGCCGGCGTCCGGACGCCCCGCCGCGCACCCGAACTCGCGTTTCACCGTGAGCGCCGGGCAGTGCCCGCAGATCGCCCCCGACTGGGAGACCCCCGAGGGCGTGCCGCTGGATGGCATCCTCTTCGGCGGACGTCGCGCGACCAACGTGCCGCTCGTCGTCGAGGCGACCGACTGGACGCACGGCGTGTTCATGGGCTCGAACATCTCGTCCGAGCGCACCGCCGCCGCCGAGGGCACCGTGGGCGAGCTGCGTCGCGACCCGTTCGCGATGCTGCCGTTCTGCGGCTACAACATGGCCGACTACTTCGGTCACTGGCTGAAGGTCGGGCAGAAGCTGCGCTTCGACCGGGCGCCGCGCATCTTCCAGGTGAACTGGTTCCGCAAGGGCGAGGGCGGCCGCTTCCTGTGGCCCGGGTTCGGCGACAACTCGCGCGTCATCGACTGGATCATCCGTCGCGTCGAGAATCGCGTTCCCGCCATCGAGAGCCCGATCGGCCGACTGCCCCGCGCCGAAGACCTGAACCTCGAGGGCATCGATGTGCCGACGCAGGATCTCGACGCCCTCTTCGAGATCGACCCCGCCCTGTGGCTGCAGGAGGCCGACCTCACCGAGGAGTTCTACGACACCTTCGAGGGCAAGGTGCCCGCGCCGCTGTACACCGAGCTGGCTGCGCTGCGCTACCGCCTGAAGCTCGCGCAGTCCTGA